The Euleptes europaea isolate rEulEur1 chromosome 19, rEulEur1.hap1, whole genome shotgun sequence genome includes a window with the following:
- the ERAL1 gene encoding GTPase Era, mitochondrial has protein sequence MAAALGLVGGRAWRVLRGSVSGVSIRFLKNRTQQVRVLPACFYGNSALEHILGIAKEEAKCLVGQHPPPLNAFQAEQDNLLGYQPDQPENPKVLRVAIIGAPNAGKSTLSNQLLGRKVLPVSKKVHTTRCSAQAVITKEDTQLVLLDTPGLIAPAKAKKHNLEKSLLVDPWTSMKSADLVLVLVDVADHYTRNQLHPQVYRCLSKFSRVPSILVLNKVDLLKKKHLLLDLVVELTEGVVGGEKVQVTSLSRVSSRTPTIGNSHESTQASVASEVTTEKSGLPAEQSSPQAGSDSDTRANGIMEEGGPARRSLGKQKKKSKKGWPHFQDIFMLAAINREEVDTLKSYLLMQAKPGPWEFHSEVLTSQSPHEVCDNIIREKLLEYLPEEVPYTVEQQTEMWEEGPSGELVIVQNLMVRKESHLKMLIGSHGQLVSTISQEAVRDLMNAFLCDVRLKLCVKLKK, from the exons ATGGCGGCCGCCTTGGGGCTGGTCGGCGGTCGGGCTTGGCGAGTGCTTCGCGGCTCCGTCTCAG GTGTGAGCATCCGTTTCCTGAAGAACAGAACCCAGCAGGTTAGGGTTCTCCCTGCTTGTTTCTATGGAAACTCTGCCCTGGAACACATCCTTGGGATTGCTAAAGAGGAAGCAAAATGTTTGGTGGGCCagcatcctcctccattgaacgCTTTTCAAG CTGAGCAAGATAATTTGCTGGGGTACCAGCCAGATCAACCTGAGAATCCCAAAGTCTTGAGAGTTGCCATCATTGGAGCTCCGAATGCTGGGAAATCAACCCTCTCAAATCAGCTCTTGGGCCGGAAG GTCTTGCCGGTGTCGAAGAAGGTGCACACAACAAGGTGTAGTGCCCAGGCTGTCATCACAAAGGAGGATACTCAGTTG GTTCTCTTGGATACTCCCGGACTCATCGCTCCAGCCAAAGCCAAAAA GCACAACTTGGAAAAATCTCTCCTGGTGGACCCTTGGACGAGCATGAAGAGTGCAGACTTAG TGCTGGTGCTTGTGGACGTGGCAGATCACTATACCCGGAATCAGCTCCATCCTCAGGTGTACAGGTGCCTCTCAAAGTTCTCGCGGGTTCCCAGCATCCTTGTCTTGAACAAG GTGGATTTGCTGAAGAAGAAACATCTTCTTCTAGACCTGGTAGTGGAACTCACTGAGGGAGTTGTCGGTGGGGAGAAGGTTCAAGTCACATCTTTGTCAAGGGTGTCCTCCAGAACCCCCACTATAGGCAACTCCCATGAGAGCACCCAGGCTTCTGTGGCTTCTGAGGTTACAACTGAAAAGTCTGGGTTGCCTGCAGAACAGAGCAGCCCCCAGGCGGGTTCAGATTCAGACACCAGAGCCAACGGCATTATGGAAGAAGGTGGACCTGCGAGAAGGAGCCTGGGGAAACAAAAGAAGAAATCCAAGAAAGGTTGGCCCCACTTTCAGGACATCTTCATGCTGGCTGCCATTAACAGAGAGGAGGTGGATACGCTGAAG AGCTACCTTCTGATGCAAGCCAAGCCCGGCCCCTGGGAGTTCCACAGCGAGGTCCTGACCAGCCAGTCTCCTCACGAGGTCTGTGATAACATCATCCGTGAGAAGCTGCTGGAGTATTTGCCTGAGGAAGTGCCCTACACCGTGGAGCAG CAGACGGAAATGTGGGAGGAGGGACCCAGCGGGGAGCTGGTCATTGTGCAGAATCTGATGGTCCGGAAGGAGTCCCATTTG AAGATGCTGATTGGCTCACATGGCCAGCTGGTCAGTACGATTTCCCAGGAAGCTGTTCGTGACCTGATGAATGCTTTCCTGTGCGACGTCCGCCTGAAGCTCTGCGTGAAGCTGAAGAAATGA